Proteins encoded together in one Deinococcus irradiatisoli window:
- a CDS encoding nitroreductase family protein: protein MTATLSRSATVKEAIETRRSIRKFVQEPIDQADLREILRLATLAPSANNVQTWRVAVIQNPELQAKLQEVSYNQSQVTSAPAVLVVYSDMEDALATIEQTLPASMSEEERKTRAEGFRKNFAGQDVAQRGAWGLAQANIAFAYLMIAARSLGYDTVPMLGFQPDKVKELLGLPEHVQFAGLLPIGKRAEDGFPHHRHNVERIATFY, encoded by the coding sequence ATGACCGCCACCCTTTCCCGGAGCGCCACCGTCAAAGAAGCCATCGAAACCCGCCGCAGCATCCGCAAGTTCGTGCAGGAACCGATCGACCAGGCCGACCTGCGCGAGATTCTGCGCCTCGCCACCCTGGCCCCCAGCGCCAACAACGTCCAGACCTGGCGCGTGGCCGTGATTCAGAACCCCGAACTCCAGGCCAAGTTGCAGGAGGTTTCCTACAACCAGAGCCAGGTGACCAGCGCGCCGGCCGTGCTGGTGGTGTACAGCGACATGGAAGACGCCCTGGCCACCATCGAGCAGACCCTGCCCGCCAGCATGAGCGAGGAGGAGCGCAAAACCCGCGCCGAGGGCTTCCGCAAGAACTTCGCCGGGCAGGACGTGGCGCAGCGCGGCGCCTGGGGCCTGGCGCAGGCCAACATCGCCTTCGCCTACCTGATGATCGCCGCCCGCAGCTTAGGCTACGACACCGTGCCGATGCTCGGTTTCCAGCCGGACAAGGTCAAGGAACTGCTGGGCCTGCCGGAGCACGTGCAGTTCGCCGGCCTGCTGCCGATCGGCAAGCGCGCCGAGGACGGCTTCCCGCACCACCGCCACAACGTCGAGCGCATCGCCACCTTTTACTGA